One Candidatus Thermoplasmatota archaeon DNA window includes the following coding sequences:
- a CDS encoding MBL fold metallo-hydrolase, with protein MHVTKIPGIGLDSNIYFIKDEESALIDAGTGFNSHTVIGKIGEEIQLKEISAIILTHEHFDHYGGIFHLKKYCSAKVMIHERGAEIIERGSDQSAAFFGVKPPKIKAHRKLKDGDIIKIGTKRLKVIHTPGHSPGGICLYEEGSKSLFSGDTIFSDGGVGRTDFFGGDTKKLVNSIKKLIDMDVANLYPGHGPHIIGNGAKHVRMALRTAEYMLGS; from the coding sequence GTGCACGTCACAAAAATCCCCGGAATAGGGCTTGATTCCAACATATATTTTATTAAAGATGAAGAATCAGCTTTAATAGATGCGGGAACCGGATTCAATTCTCATACTGTTATTGGGAAAATAGGGGAAGAAATTCAGTTAAAAGAAATATCTGCCATTATCCTCACACACGAGCACTTTGATCATTACGGCGGCATATTCCATCTGAAAAAGTACTGCAGCGCAAAAGTCATGATCCACGAAAGAGGAGCTGAAATTATAGAGAGAGGGTCAGATCAGTCTGCTGCTTTTTTTGGTGTTAAGCCGCCAAAGATAAAAGCTCATAGGAAACTAAAAGATGGAGATATTATCAAAATTGGAACCAAGAGGCTGAAAGTGATTCACACTCCAGGGCATTCCCCCGGCGGCATATGTTTATATGAAGAGGGGAGCAAATCGCTGTTTTCTGGAGATACAATTTTTTCTGACGGAGGGGTGGGGAGAACAGATTTTTTCGGAGGGGATACAAAAAAACTGGTAAATTCAATAAAAAAATTAATTGATATGGATGTTGCTAACCTTTATCCCGGGCATGGTCCCCACATTATAGGAAATGGAGCAAAACATGTGAGGATGGCATTGAGAACAGCAGAATATATGCTCGGGTCATAA
- a CDS encoding acetate--CoA ligase family protein — MKKADLEYLFNPRHVAIIGASHHERKIGYTVLKNVIESGYKGKIYPINPKGGVILGKKVYKDIFSIDGEIDLAMVVVPASIAVNVIEECARKGVKFSIVITSGFSEIGNIDAEREMMEKAKKYGMRILGPNVFGIYSASAPINATFGPSKIYPGNIAVISQSGALGIAMIGKTAEENIGLSTIVSIGNKADITEADIMSHVFNDDITKVIFLYIEGLENGRELMDMVKKKPDDIKIVAIKAGKSKMGVRAVASHTGSLAGSDKIFDAAFKQAGILRAESLEEGFNWVSTLAACPRPSGKNVVIITNGGGLGVLAADACEKYGVDLMNDIKLLERTFGGVIPRFGSCRNPVDLTGQAGGNDYKEALERALNEESIHAIIALYCQTDMTALEPLMDTFLEMQKKYGRKKPIIYSLFGGEGTDKILEQLKRNGIPAFDDVEDAVSALNALYKAYSKSEEEEAETIDIDEKKIRSVIQIALDEERTQLLGTEAKEIMLAAGMDVPPFKVARTIDEAVKAAEEVGYPVVMKVVSEDIVHKTDMGGVLLDIDDEKEVVEGYEAIIRNCKRCAPKANIRGMEIAKMVQKGVEIIIGSTTDPSFGKVLMFGLGGIYVEVLKDVAFRVAPVTKREIEKMIREISSYPLLIGVRGESRKDINSVIDAIYRVGILVDRFPEISELDINPLVVYEKGAKVLDARMNIEVKK, encoded by the coding sequence GTGAAAAAAGCAGATTTAGAATACCTATTTAATCCAAGGCATGTCGCTATCATCGGTGCATCTCATCACGAAAGAAAGATAGGATATACCGTATTGAAAAATGTAATTGAATCGGGCTATAAAGGAAAAATATATCCAATAAATCCAAAAGGGGGAGTGATTTTAGGCAAGAAAGTTTATAAGGACATTTTTTCCATAGATGGAGAAATAGATCTTGCAATGGTTGTCGTGCCGGCAAGCATTGCAGTAAATGTCATAGAAGAATGTGCAAGAAAAGGTGTAAAGTTTTCGATAGTGATAACTTCCGGCTTTTCTGAAATTGGCAATATTGATGCTGAGCGGGAAATGATGGAAAAAGCCAAGAAATATGGAATGCGTATTCTGGGGCCAAATGTATTCGGAATATATTCTGCCTCGGCTCCCATAAATGCGACATTCGGCCCATCAAAAATTTATCCAGGCAACATAGCTGTCATATCTCAGTCAGGGGCGCTCGGCATAGCAATGATAGGAAAAACAGCCGAAGAAAATATTGGCCTGTCCACCATAGTTTCAATCGGAAATAAGGCAGACATCACAGAAGCCGATATCATGTCTCATGTTTTTAATGATGACATAACAAAAGTAATCTTTTTGTATATTGAAGGACTGGAAAATGGTAGAGAGCTCATGGACATGGTAAAAAAAAAGCCGGATGACATTAAAATAGTTGCTATAAAGGCAGGAAAATCGAAAATGGGAGTAAGGGCAGTTGCTTCCCATACCGGCTCGCTTGCGGGCTCGGATAAAATATTTGATGCTGCCTTTAAACAGGCGGGCATATTGAGGGCAGAAAGTCTGGAGGAAGGATTTAATTGGGTATCGACGCTGGCGGCATGCCCTAGACCATCTGGAAAGAACGTTGTCATTATTACAAACGGCGGGGGACTGGGAGTGCTCGCGGCAGATGCATGTGAAAAATACGGAGTTGACCTTATGAACGATATTAAGCTGCTGGAAAGAACGTTCGGAGGCGTAATACCAAGATTCGGTTCGTGCAGAAACCCCGTAGATCTAACAGGACAGGCAGGAGGAAATGATTATAAGGAGGCGCTGGAGAGAGCACTGAATGAAGAAAGCATCCACGCCATTATCGCTCTTTACTGCCAGACAGATATGACAGCGCTCGAACCATTAATGGACACGTTCCTTGAAATGCAGAAGAAATACGGAAGAAAAAAGCCCATAATTTATTCCCTTTTCGGGGGAGAAGGCACGGACAAGATATTGGAACAGCTAAAAAGAAACGGAATTCCTGCGTTTGATGATGTCGAAGATGCCGTCTCTGCACTAAACGCATTATACAAGGCTTACAGTAAATCGGAAGAGGAAGAGGCAGAAACAATAGATATTGACGAAAAGAAAATAAGAAGCGTGATACAGATAGCACTGGATGAAGAAAGAACGCAGCTCCTCGGGACGGAGGCAAAGGAGATAATGCTTGCGGCGGGCATGGACGTTCCTCCATTTAAAGTTGCCAGAACCATAGACGAGGCAGTAAAGGCAGCCGAAGAAGTAGGCTATCCAGTGGTTATGAAGGTTGTTTCAGAGGATATAGTCCACAAAACAGATATGGGGGGCGTTTTGCTTGATATAGACGATGAAAAAGAAGTTGTGGAAGGATATGAAGCGATAATACGAAATTGCAAGCGATGTGCACCAAAAGCGAATATAAGGGGTATGGAAATTGCAAAAATGGTCCAAAAGGGCGTTGAAATAATAATTGGTTCGACAACAGACCCTTCTTTCGGGAAAGTTCTCATGTTTGGCCTGGGCGGAATATATGTGGAAGTGCTGAAGGACGTAGCATTTCGCGTAGCACCTGTTACGAAGAGAGAGATAGAAAAAATGATAAGGGAAATAAGTTCTTATCCCTTATTGATAGGGGTGAGGGGGGAAAGCAGAAAGGATATCAATTCTGTTATAGATGCCATATACCGTGTCGGCATTCTGGTTGATAGGTTTCCTGAAATATCCGAACTGGATATTAATCCATTGGTAGTATACGAAAAAGGGGCAAAAGTTTTAGATGCCCGAATGAATATAGAGGTGAAAAAATGA